In one window of bacterium DNA:
- a CDS encoding sulfide/dihydroorotate dehydrogenase-like FAD/NAD-binding protein, with protein sequence MNTIIRKTILAPGVKDLLVEAPRIARKRRAGQFIMLRVRPQGERIPLTIADADPEQGWIRLIFQEVGRSTVELGRLEEGDSILDLAGPLGRPTHIERRGTVVCVGGGIGTAPVHPIAKAMKEAGNRVISIIGARTAELLILEAEMAAASDRLIVCTDDGSKGRPGFVTDAIAELVAAGEEIHELVAIGPVVMMRAVSELTRAHGIPTVVSLNATMVDGTGMCGGCRVTVDHRSRFVCVDGPEFDGHAVDFQELMQRQRAYTDQERQAMAADHVCQIGREAVQEGSRP encoded by the coding sequence ATGAACACCATCATCCGCAAGACCATCCTTGCCCCCGGCGTCAAGGACCTGCTGGTCGAGGCGCCCCGCATCGCCCGCAAGCGGCGGGCCGGCCAGTTCATCATGCTGCGCGTGAGGCCGCAAGGGGAGCGCATTCCCCTCACCATCGCCGACGCCGACCCGGAGCAGGGCTGGATCCGGCTCATCTTCCAGGAAGTGGGCCGCTCCACGGTGGAACTGGGACGGCTGGAGGAGGGGGACTCCATCCTCGACCTGGCCGGTCCCCTGGGCCGACCCACCCACATCGAGCGGCGTGGCACGGTGGTCTGCGTGGGGGGCGGCATCGGCACGGCGCCGGTCCACCCCATCGCCAAGGCGATGAAGGAGGCGGGCAACCGCGTCATCTCCATCATCGGGGCGCGCACGGCGGAGCTGCTCATCCTCGAGGCGGAGATGGCGGCCGCCAGCGACCGGCTCATCGTCTGCACAGACGACGGCAGCAAGGGCCGGCCCGGCTTCGTCACCGACGCCATCGCCGAGCTCGTCGCCGCCGGGGAGGAGATCCACGAACTGGTGGCGATCGGCCCCGTGGTGATGATGCGCGCCGTGAGCGAGCTGACCCGTGCCCACGGCATCCCCACCGTGGTCAGCCTCAACGCCACGATGGTGGACGGCACGGGCATGTGCGGCGGCTGCCGGGTCACGGTCGACCACCGCAGCCGCTTCGTCTGCGTGGACGGACCCGAGTTCGACGGCCACGCCGTGGATTTCCAGGAGCTGATGCAGCGGCAGCGGGCCTACACCGACCAGGAGCGACAGGCGATGGCGGCGGACCATGTCTGCCAGATCGGCCGCGAGGCCGTGCAGGAAGGGAGCCGCCCATGA
- a CDS encoding CHASE4 domain-containing protein: MKEPDKTGATGAMHHPEQEAQLTGLPLQSKVALLILALFAFLMALSVGIGHHFIMPSFLHLERQEAEQHRERVLQMLDREAEHLVVTASDWGTWTATWLFLQDRNTTYVEENLTMDALLALRADMLYIYDSTGVPVWGMAIDRAAEERRPLPELDGRPLPAGHPLRSSGRMDQSPKGLLMTEGGPVLVGARPITTSEGTGPVMGMVLFGRFLDTLSVAALAAQACLDLRLLPVEVEGDRMKGAPVPGDDFIQSEGALTTVRHLLRDVEGRPVQELRIRLPRTILEQGQRATRIALAMLSLAGILVLGALLAALRRMVLEPTRRLTEHADRISRSGVPSPAFDRERRDELGLLARRLDEMVIQLGEARRQLLDQSFRAGRSEMAAGILHNIGNALTPLTVKADQLQRDIQSAPVADLDLALGELAGGGLDESRRADLQAYALLAQQELRQVLERARGSAAAVTELVGHVNQILTRQESHSRSGQVRETVELETLLTDTAALLDPALSRRMEIQLDPSVRITGSAPVARVILQQILSNLMINAAEAVVRADRDRGNLWISARRGEAGRLELLLRDDGVGIETGLLDLIFGRGFSTKAARAGTGLGLHWCANTLGAMGGWIRAESAGAGAGASFRISLPWEDDQHVTAIHQPAQVSA; encoded by the coding sequence ATGAAGGAGCCCGACAAGACCGGCGCCACGGGCGCCATGCACCATCCGGAGCAGGAGGCGCAGCTCACAGGGCTGCCCCTGCAAAGCAAGGTGGCCCTGCTCATCCTGGCCCTCTTCGCTTTCCTCATGGCCCTCAGTGTAGGCATCGGGCACCATTTCATCATGCCCAGCTTCCTGCATCTGGAGCGCCAGGAGGCGGAGCAGCACCGCGAGCGCGTCCTGCAGATGCTGGACCGCGAAGCCGAGCACCTGGTGGTGACGGCCTCGGACTGGGGCACCTGGACGGCCACCTGGCTCTTCCTGCAGGACCGCAACACGACCTACGTCGAGGAAAACCTGACGATGGATGCCTTGCTCGCCCTGCGGGCGGACATGCTCTACATCTACGACAGCACCGGCGTGCCGGTGTGGGGCATGGCCATCGACCGCGCCGCGGAGGAGCGGCGGCCCCTGCCGGAGCTGGACGGGCGGCCCCTCCCGGCCGGCCACCCTCTCCGGTCGAGCGGCAGGATGGACCAGTCGCCCAAGGGCCTCCTCATGACGGAGGGCGGCCCCGTGCTGGTGGGGGCGCGGCCCATCACCACCAGTGAAGGCACCGGTCCGGTGATGGGCATGGTCCTCTTCGGCCGCTTCCTGGACACGCTGAGCGTGGCCGCCCTGGCCGCCCAGGCCTGCCTCGACCTGCGCCTGCTCCCGGTGGAGGTGGAAGGCGACAGAATGAAGGGCGCCCCGGTCCCGGGAGACGACTTCATCCAGTCGGAGGGGGCCCTCACCACGGTGCGGCACCTGTTGCGCGATGTGGAGGGACGGCCCGTCCAGGAACTGCGGATCAGGTTGCCCCGCACCATCTTGGAACAAGGCCAGCGGGCCACGCGCATCGCCCTGGCCATGCTCTCGCTGGCCGGCATTCTCGTCCTGGGCGCCCTGCTGGCCGCCCTGCGACGCATGGTGCTGGAGCCGACCCGGCGCTTGACGGAGCACGCCGACCGCATCAGCCGCTCGGGCGTGCCGTCGCCCGCCTTCGACCGCGAGCGCCGGGATGAGCTGGGCCTCCTCGCCCGCCGCCTGGACGAGATGGTCATCCAACTGGGTGAGGCAAGGCGCCAGCTCCTGGACCAGTCCTTCCGCGCCGGCCGCTCGGAGATGGCGGCCGGCATCCTGCACAACATCGGCAACGCCCTCACTCCCCTCACGGTGAAAGCCGACCAGCTGCAGCGGGATATCCAATCCGCCCCGGTGGCCGATCTCGATCTGGCGCTGGGCGAACTGGCGGGGGGCGGCCTGGACGAGTCCCGCCGCGCCGACCTGCAAGCCTACGCCCTGCTGGCCCAGCAAGAGCTGCGGCAAGTCCTCGAACGCGCCCGCGGCTCCGCCGCCGCCGTGACGGAACTGGTCGGACACGTCAACCAGATCCTGACCCGCCAGGAATCGCACAGCCGCAGCGGCCAGGTCCGCGAGACGGTCGAGCTGGAGACCCTCCTCACGGATACGGCCGCCCTGCTGGACCCCGCCCTCAGCCGGCGGATGGAGATCCAACTGGACCCCTCCGTGCGGATCACAGGCAGTGCGCCGGTGGCCCGCGTCATCCTGCAGCAGATCCTCTCCAACCTGATGATCAACGCCGCCGAGGCCGTGGTCCGCGCCGACCGCGACCGCGGGAACCTGTGGATCTCGGCGCGGCGCGGGGAGGCGGGCCGCCTGGAGCTCCTCCTGCGCGACGACGGGGTGGGCATCGAGACCGGCCTGCTGGACCTCATCTTCGGCCGCGGCTTCTCCACCAAGGCGGCCCGCGCCGGGACCGGCCTGGGGCTCCATTGGTGCGCCAACACCCTGGGGGCGATGGGAGGCTGGATCCGGGCCGAGAGTGCGGGGGCCGGCGCCGGCGCCAGTTTCCGGATCAGCCTTCCCTGGGAGGACGACCAGCACGTGACGGCCATCCATCAACCGGCGCAGGTGAGCGCATGA